In Geobacillus kaustophilus, a genomic segment contains:
- the yidC gene encoding membrane protein insertase YidC, giving the protein MKKWVLVLLSAVLLLSGCNRNEPIDEHSQGIWNHYFVYPMSKLLLTLGHWFGDNYGIAIIVLTLIVRFCLLPLILKQFRASLAMQKLRPELMKLQEKYKSKDPETQRKLQQEMMQLYQKHGVNPASGCLPVLIQMPIFMALYYAISRTQEIKTHSFLWVELGHRDPYFILPVLAALTTFISLRLSPSMAEEQMPQMAMMSYIMPVMIFIGASSVPSALSLYWVVGGCFSIIQSLILRSQLKAAKAAENS; this is encoded by the coding sequence ATGAAAAAATGGGTATTGGTGCTGCTTAGTGCAGTCTTGCTTCTTTCCGGCTGCAACCGCAACGAACCGATCGACGAACATAGCCAAGGCATTTGGAACCATTATTTTGTCTACCCGATGTCGAAGCTCCTTTTGACGCTTGGGCACTGGTTTGGCGACAACTACGGCATCGCGATTATCGTGCTGACGCTCATCGTCCGATTTTGCTTGCTGCCGCTCATTTTGAAGCAGTTCCGCGCATCACTCGCCATGCAAAAGCTGCGCCCGGAGCTTATGAAGCTGCAAGAAAAATATAAAAGCAAAGACCCGGAAACGCAGCGCAAGCTCCAGCAAGAAATGATGCAGCTGTATCAAAAACACGGCGTCAACCCGGCGAGCGGCTGCCTGCCGGTGCTCATTCAAATGCCGATTTTTATGGCGCTTTATTACGCGATTTCGCGGACGCAAGAAATTAAAACCCACTCGTTCCTATGGGTCGAGCTTGGCCACCGCGATCCGTATTTCATTTTGCCTGTTTTGGCGGCGTTGACGACGTTCATCTCGCTTCGCCTATCGCCGTCAATGGCCGAAGAACAAATGCCGCAAATGGCGATGATGTCGTACATCATGCCGGTGATGATTTTTATCGGCGCCAGCTCCGTCCCATCGGCGCTGTCGCTTTACTGGGTTGTTGGCGGCTGCTTCTCGATCATCCAGTCGCTCATTTTGCGCAGCCAGCTGAAAGCGGCGAAAGCGGCAGAAAATAGCTAA
- the pepF gene encoding oligoendopeptidase F encodes MKRWLLGLAAVLLLASPWPTSAAETAYEWNVADIYPSEHEWMRDYKAVQNALPKLAAFEGKLDDAKTIAKLFALNEQMARKLEKLSLYAHLKRDLNIEDETAARLGAKVETLAAQYAAKTAFIEPELLALPERTLKKLQKSKPLKAYRYYFHELREQKPHTLTKREEQLLAKLSPALGEAENIYDHATRGDYEPPSVKMPNGKTVTLTDDQYAAMLEHPDRRYRKAAFEAKAKSYEAMEQTAAATLYASVKADELYANVRRYPSGLAAALAADDVPKEVFDHLIAATRRHLPALHRYVELRRRALGIDRVHSYDLYVPLVNETTKSIPVETAKTLILEGLKPLGPDYVKHVRQAFEKRWIDVYPRPKKYTGGYNMGAYDTHPFILLNYNGSIDSVLTMAHELGHAMHSVYTNRAQPHHYSGHSIFTAEVASTANEWLMLNYLYKQAKTKDEKLRLLIEQIEQIRGTLYTQVMYSEFERMIHDKVRQGGSLTADELNHLWIGLLKTYYGPAYAADPGAARGWLRIPHFYDAFYVYKYATSLAASYTIVNDIQTDTSSEAVKRYKQFLRSGASDDPIRLLKRAGVDMTSPEPIERVLGHFTELVDELDRQLSSQNRQPST; translated from the coding sequence ATGAAGCGCTGGCTCCTTGGGCTCGCCGCCGTGCTTCTTTTGGCCTCCCCATGGCCGACATCAGCCGCCGAAACCGCATACGAATGGAATGTGGCTGACATTTACCCATCCGAACATGAATGGATGCGCGACTACAAGGCGGTGCAAAACGCCTTGCCGAAACTGGCGGCGTTTGAAGGGAAGCTCGACGATGCGAAGACGATCGCCAAACTGTTCGCCTTAAACGAACAAATGGCCCGCAAGCTGGAAAAACTATCGCTTTACGCCCATTTAAAACGCGATCTCAACATTGAAGATGAAACGGCAGCCCGTCTCGGGGCGAAAGTAGAAACACTCGCCGCCCAATATGCGGCGAAAACAGCGTTTATCGAGCCAGAACTGCTCGCCCTCCCAGAGCGGACGCTCAAGAAGCTCCAAAAAAGCAAACCGCTGAAAGCGTACCGTTATTACTTCCATGAGTTGCGCGAGCAAAAGCCGCATACGCTCACGAAACGCGAAGAACAGCTGCTCGCGAAACTATCACCGGCGCTCGGCGAAGCGGAGAACATTTATGACCACGCCACCCGCGGCGATTACGAGCCGCCGTCTGTCAAGATGCCAAACGGAAAAACGGTGACATTGACCGACGACCAATACGCCGCCATGCTCGAGCACCCGGACCGCCGCTATCGAAAGGCGGCGTTTGAGGCGAAAGCCAAAAGTTATGAAGCCATGGAACAAACCGCAGCCGCGACGCTGTATGCCTCGGTCAAAGCGGATGAATTGTATGCGAATGTGCGCCGCTATCCATCCGGCCTTGCCGCCGCGCTGGCCGCCGATGACGTACCGAAGGAAGTGTTTGATCACTTGATCGCCGCCACCCGCCGCCACTTGCCGGCGCTTCACCGCTATGTCGAACTGCGGCGGCGCGCGCTCGGGATTGACCGCGTTCACAGCTATGACTTGTACGTGCCGCTCGTCAACGAAACGACGAAATCGATTCCGGTCGAAACGGCGAAAACGTTAATTTTAGAAGGGCTCAAACCGCTTGGCCCCGACTATGTGAAGCACGTGCGCCAAGCGTTCGAAAAGCGGTGGATTGATGTCTACCCGCGCCCGAAAAAATATACCGGCGGCTACAACATGGGAGCGTATGACACCCATCCGTTCATCTTGCTCAATTACAACGGTTCGATCGACAGCGTATTGACGATGGCCCACGAGCTTGGGCACGCCATGCATTCCGTATACACAAACCGCGCGCAGCCGCACCATTATTCCGGCCATTCGATTTTCACCGCCGAAGTCGCCTCGACCGCGAACGAATGGCTGATGCTCAATTACCTGTATAAGCAAGCGAAAACAAAGGATGAAAAACTCCGCTTGCTCATCGAACAAATCGAGCAAATCCGCGGCACGTTGTACACGCAAGTCATGTATTCCGAATTTGAACGGATGATTCATGACAAAGTGCGCCAAGGCGGCAGTCTGACAGCGGACGAACTGAACCATCTTTGGATTGGCCTGCTCAAAACGTATTACGGCCCGGCGTACGCCGCCGACCCCGGCGCCGCGCGCGGCTGGCTGCGCATCCCGCATTTTTATGACGCCTTTTATGTATACAAATATGCCACTTCACTCGCGGCATCGTACACCATTGTGAACGACATCCAAACCGATACAAGCAGCGAGGCGGTGAAGCGGTACAAACAATTTTTGCGCTCCGGCGCATCCGATGACCCGATCCGTCTGCTCAAGCGAGCCGGAGTGGATATGACAAGCCCCGAACCGATCGAGCGCGTCTTGGGCCATTTCACCGAACTCGTTGACGAACTCGATCGGCAGCTGTCAAGCCAAAACCGTCAGCCGTCTACATGA
- a CDS encoding GNAT family N-acetyltransferase: MWTTIDYQNGSFTVTTDRRRVQLDRVCGFLARSYWAHGRSRETIVKSLDHSLCFSLFYGDRQIGIARVITDRATFAYLCDVFIDEAYRGQGLGKWLLSCVLAHPDVAAVRKVMLATKDAHGLYRQFGFATPSEPERLMERIQEPRTE, from the coding sequence ATGTGGACGACCATCGACTACCAAAACGGATCGTTTACCGTAACGACGGACCGCCGCCGCGTCCAGCTTGACCGCGTATGCGGCTTTCTCGCCCGTTCGTATTGGGCGCATGGGCGCAGCCGCGAAACGATCGTCAAATCGCTTGACCATTCGCTCTGCTTTTCCCTTTTTTACGGCGACAGGCAAATTGGCATAGCGCGCGTCATCACCGACCGGGCGACGTTCGCCTATCTCTGCGACGTGTTCATCGATGAAGCATACCGTGGGCAAGGTCTCGGGAAATGGCTGTTATCATGCGTGCTCGCCCATCCTGATGTCGCCGCTGTCCGCAAGGTGATGCTCGCGACGAAAGACGCGCACGGGCTGTACAGGCAGTTCGGCTTTGCCACGCCGAGCGAGCCGGAGCGGTTGATGGAGCGGATTCAAGAGCCGCGAACGGAGTAA
- a CDS encoding glycerophosphodiester phosphodiesterase family protein produces the protein MRRITVFRLCFCAWFLLSLPLVLASSAARQPSSQPKTDIIAHRGASGYAPEHTLSSYRLAACMQADYIEVDVQMTKDRKLIAMHDATLARTTNAETVYPRRAPWRVNDFSFAELRRLDAGSWFDPRFAGERIPTLEEVIQMLKAERVEAPLYIETKQPGIEEAVVHLLKKHGFLQQRRVMFQSFHPESLQALRPLIPYGIRLIQLVGKKEAHSGRDELLQQIAIYADGIGLPLSVVTEEWVRAAHGRGLIVHVYTVNEPHDLARLCTLGVDGLFTDYPDRPGRIAACRRLLHH, from the coding sequence ATGCGCCGAATTACTGTTTTTCGCTTATGTTTTTGCGCATGGTTTCTGTTATCGCTGCCGCTCGTCTTAGCGTCCTCGGCTGCCCGCCAGCCATCCAGCCAGCCGAAAACCGACATCATCGCCCACCGTGGCGCGTCTGGATACGCGCCGGAGCATACGCTCTCATCCTACCGCCTTGCCGCCTGCATGCAGGCGGACTATATAGAAGTCGACGTGCAGATGACAAAAGACCGAAAGCTCATCGCCATGCATGACGCCACGCTCGCCCGGACGACAAATGCCGAAACGGTCTACCCGCGCCGTGCTCCGTGGCGGGTAAATGATTTTTCGTTCGCTGAACTGAGGCGGCTCGATGCCGGGTCGTGGTTTGACCCGCGCTTTGCCGGCGAGCGCATCCCGACGCTTGAGGAGGTGATTCAGATGCTGAAAGCGGAGCGTGTGGAAGCCCCGTTGTACATCGAAACAAAACAGCCCGGCATCGAAGAGGCGGTCGTCCATCTATTGAAAAAACACGGTTTCCTGCAACAGCGCCGCGTCATGTTTCAATCGTTCCACCCGGAAAGCTTGCAAGCGCTCCGACCGCTCATCCCGTACGGCATTCGGCTCATTCAATTAGTCGGCAAAAAGGAAGCGCACAGCGGCCGCGACGAGCTGCTCCAACAAATCGCCATCTATGCCGATGGCATCGGCTTGCCGCTTTCGGTCGTCACCGAAGAGTGGGTGCGCGCCGCCCATGGCCGCGGACTCATTGTTCACGTCTATACCGTCAATGAACCACACGATCTCGCTCGCCTATGCACCCTCGGCGTTGACGGCCTGTTCACCGATTATCCAGACCGCCCTGGCCGCATCGCCGCCTGCCGTCGTCTGCTCCACCATTGA
- a CDS encoding aldo/keto reductase, whose protein sequence is MERIRLADDLTFSRLIHGCWRLADWGYSREQLLSIIEFCLERGITTFDHADIYGDYTCESRFGEALALKPSLRGQIEIVTKCGIKLPPKYGMKLYDTSKTHIIASVEQSLRNFRTDYIDVLLIHRPDPFMNPEEVAEAFCQLKQDGKVRYFGVSNFKRSQWEMLQSHLPFPLVTNQIEVSAYRLENLEDGTVDLCLEKRIPPMAWSPLAGGAIFSADDDRAVRLRGTLEQVRRKLGAETIDEVLYAWLLVHPARMMPIVGSGKRERIERAVRALSFPLSREQWFAILQSSMGHDVP, encoded by the coding sequence ATGGAACGAATCCGTTTAGCGGACGATTTGACTTTTTCCCGCCTCATTCACGGCTGTTGGCGGCTTGCGGACTGGGGCTATTCGCGCGAGCAGCTGCTGTCGATCATTGAATTTTGTCTTGAGCGCGGCATTACGACGTTTGACCATGCTGATATTTACGGCGACTACACATGCGAATCGCGCTTTGGCGAAGCGCTGGCGTTAAAGCCAAGCTTGCGCGGTCAGATCGAGATCGTGACGAAATGCGGGATCAAGCTGCCGCCAAAATACGGGATGAAATTATATGATACAAGCAAAACCCATATCATCGCCTCGGTCGAGCAGTCGTTGCGGAATTTCCGCACGGATTATATCGATGTCTTGCTCATTCATCGTCCGGATCCATTCATGAACCCGGAAGAGGTGGCCGAGGCGTTTTGCCAGCTGAAACAGGACGGAAAAGTGCGCTATTTCGGCGTCTCGAACTTTAAACGTTCGCAGTGGGAAATGCTTCAGTCGCATTTGCCGTTTCCGCTCGTGACCAACCAAATCGAAGTATCGGCGTATCGGTTGGAAAATCTTGAAGACGGCACCGTTGACCTTTGCCTTGAGAAGCGCATTCCGCCAATGGCATGGTCGCCGCTCGCCGGTGGAGCGATTTTTTCCGCTGACGATGACCGGGCGGTGCGGCTGCGCGGGACGCTTGAACAAGTGCGGCGGAAACTTGGCGCTGAGACGATCGACGAAGTGTTGTACGCGTGGCTCCTCGTTCATCCAGCGCGGATGATGCCGATTGTCGGCTCGGGGAAACGAGAACGCATCGAGCGGGCGGTGCGGGCGCTGTCCTTCCCGCTTTCCCGCGAGCAATGGTTCGCCATTTTGCAAAGCTCAATGGGGCATGATGTGCCATAA
- a CDS encoding cysteine hydrolase family protein: protein MNKALINIDYTVDFIADDGALTCGKPGQAIEAELVHVTKQFIDNGDFVVFAIDKHAAGDHYHPETKLFPPHNIEGTEGRKLYGELEAVYQANKHKDNVYWMDKTRYSAFAGTDLELKLRERGITEVHLVGCCTDICVLHTAVDAYNKGFRIVVHRRAVASFDAAGHEWALRHFRHTLGAEIVE, encoded by the coding sequence ATGAACAAGGCTCTCATTAACATCGACTATACCGTCGATTTCATCGCCGATGACGGCGCGCTCACATGCGGGAAGCCGGGGCAGGCGATTGAGGCTGAGTTGGTGCATGTGACGAAGCAGTTTATTGACAACGGTGATTTTGTTGTTTTTGCCATTGACAAACATGCGGCGGGAGACCACTATCATCCGGAAACGAAGTTGTTTCCGCCGCATAACATTGAAGGGACAGAGGGACGAAAGCTGTACGGGGAGCTCGAGGCGGTGTATCAGGCGAACAAGCATAAAGACAATGTGTATTGGATGGACAAAACGCGCTACAGCGCGTTCGCCGGGACTGATTTGGAGCTGAAATTGCGCGAGAGAGGCATCACGGAGGTGCATTTGGTCGGCTGCTGCACCGATATTTGCGTCCTTCATACGGCGGTCGATGCGTACAACAAAGGATTTCGCATCGTCGTCCACCGGCGGGCGGTCGCCAGTTTCGACGCGGCTGGACACGAATGGGCGCTCCGCCATTTTCGCCATACGCTAGGCGCAGAAATAGTGGAATAA
- a CDS encoding DNA topoisomerase III, which translates to MKVIIAEKPDQGATLASIFRTKKRQGYIEILPNDLFPDGAYMTWAIGHLFQLAAPERYRSEWKRWTLKTLPIIPERFEYEIEKAKAKQFQVVKELLRKPEVTEIIHAGDAGREGELIVRNIIRMSGVNKPIKRLWLSSLTPKAIEEGFRRLLDEQTTRPLYEEAYARACADWLVGMNASRVYSLLLKERGMNDIFSVGRVQTPTLALIVRREREIEQFRPEPFWEVVASFAIGDKRYEGKWTDEDGQTRLKDEAMAKKIAAFCEGKRAEVADVRTERKTYQPPLLFNLSTLQTTANKLYRFSPKKTLDVLQSLYQKGIVSYPRSDSMHVTKGEAETFPAILQKLSSFPAYTSYFPLPQPSILQNKRYVNEKKVTDHYAIIPTEQVVDPEKLSADERKVYDLVVRRLIAAHHQAAVIDYTTVTTLVDGRARFVSKGRQVVEEGWRAVIRPHEEEKDAVLPPLERGEAGEAAAVKVKEGKTEPPKRYTEGELITLMKTAGKFLDDEELEKVLAKTEGLGTEATRAAIITMLKERKYIEVKKNLVYATDKAKVLIEALGGTILASPEMTAKWEQRLSEIGEGSASPAAFMEQVKKLAQKVVADAIAAAPNWNFRGVDTASIQRTRKKKTMGEKLGPCPLCGGTVIDKGTLYGCDQYAKTKCSFTISKHILGKTISAANVKKLLAQGKTNVIKGFKKGGKTFDAILVWDENEKKLSFQFPKR; encoded by the coding sequence ATGAAAGTCATTATCGCGGAAAAGCCGGACCAAGGGGCGACGCTCGCCTCGATTTTTCGGACGAAAAAACGGCAAGGCTATATCGAAATTTTGCCGAATGACTTGTTTCCCGACGGGGCGTATATGACATGGGCGATCGGGCATTTGTTCCAGCTCGCAGCTCCTGAGCGGTACCGGTCCGAGTGGAAACGGTGGACGCTCAAAACGTTGCCGATCATCCCGGAACGGTTCGAGTATGAGATCGAAAAAGCGAAGGCGAAACAGTTTCAAGTGGTCAAGGAACTGTTGCGAAAGCCGGAAGTGACGGAAATCATCCATGCGGGCGACGCGGGGCGCGAAGGGGAGCTCATTGTGCGCAACATTATCCGTATGAGCGGCGTCAACAAACCGATTAAGCGGCTTTGGCTGTCATCGTTGACCCCAAAGGCCATTGAGGAAGGGTTTCGCCGTTTGCTTGATGAGCAGACAACGCGCCCGCTCTATGAGGAAGCGTACGCCCGCGCCTGCGCGGATTGGCTCGTCGGCATGAACGCCTCGCGCGTGTACAGCCTCTTGCTGAAGGAGCGCGGAATGAACGACATCTTTTCCGTCGGGCGTGTGCAGACGCCGACATTGGCCTTAATCGTCCGGCGCGAGCGGGAAATTGAGCAGTTTCGCCCTGAGCCGTTTTGGGAAGTCGTCGCTTCGTTTGCCATCGGCGACAAGCGCTATGAAGGAAAATGGACGGATGAAGACGGGCAGACGCGCCTCAAAGATGAGGCGATGGCGAAAAAGATCGCCGCCTTTTGTGAAGGCAAACGCGCGGAAGTCGCCGACGTCCGCACGGAGCGGAAAACGTATCAGCCGCCGCTGTTGTTCAACTTATCGACGTTGCAGACGACCGCCAACAAGCTGTACCGCTTCTCGCCGAAAAAGACGCTTGACGTGCTGCAATCGCTCTACCAAAAAGGGATCGTTTCGTACCCGCGCTCCGATTCGATGCACGTGACAAAGGGAGAAGCGGAAACGTTTCCGGCTATTTTGCAAAAGCTGTCGTCGTTTCCAGCGTACACTTCTTATTTTCCGTTGCCGCAGCCGTCGATTTTACAGAATAAACGTTATGTAAACGAGAAAAAAGTCACTGACCACTACGCGATCATTCCGACCGAGCAAGTGGTGGATCCAGAGAAGCTGTCGGCTGACGAACGGAAAGTGTACGATTTAGTCGTTCGCCGCTTGATTGCCGCCCACCACCAGGCGGCGGTCATCGATTATACGACCGTCACGACGCTCGTTGACGGTCGGGCTCGCTTCGTTTCGAAAGGAAGACAAGTCGTCGAGGAAGGATGGCGCGCGGTCATCCGCCCGCATGAAGAGGAGAAAGATGCTGTGCTGCCTCCCCTTGAGCGAGGCGAGGCAGGGGAAGCGGCCGCTGTCAAGGTGAAAGAAGGGAAGACCGAGCCGCCGAAACGGTATACGGAAGGCGAACTCATCACCTTGATGAAAACGGCGGGAAAATTTTTGGATGACGAGGAACTGGAAAAAGTGCTCGCCAAAACGGAAGGGCTCGGCACGGAAGCAACAAGGGCGGCGATCATTACCATGCTGAAAGAGCGGAAGTATATTGAAGTGAAAAAGAACCTCGTGTACGCGACCGACAAGGCGAAAGTGTTGATCGAGGCGCTCGGCGGCACGATCCTCGCCTCGCCGGAAATGACGGCGAAATGGGAGCAGCGCTTAAGCGAAATCGGAGAAGGGAGCGCCTCGCCCGCCGCCTTTATGGAACAGGTGAAAAAGTTGGCGCAAAAAGTCGTCGCTGACGCCATCGCCGCCGCGCCAAATTGGAATTTCAGAGGGGTTGACACCGCCTCGATCCAGCGGACAAGGAAGAAAAAAACAATGGGTGAGAAGCTTGGGCCGTGCCCGCTTTGCGGCGGGACCGTCATCGACAAAGGAACGTTGTACGGCTGCGACCAGTACGCGAAAACAAAATGCTCGTTTACGATCTCCAAACACATTCTCGGCAAAACGATTTCGGCGGCGAATGTGAAAAAGCTGCTGGCGCAAGGGAAAACAAATGTCATAAAAGGGTTTAAAAAAGGCGGGAAAACGTTTGACGCCATACTAGTTTGGGATGAAAACGAGAAGAAATTGTCGTTTCAGTTTCCGAAGCGGTGA
- a CDS encoding nicotinate phosphoribosyltransferase, whose translation MNEKYADDSLMLHTDLYQINMVETYWEDRMHERRAVFEVFFRKLPFGNGYAVFAGLERVIQFLQQFRFSDSDIDYLRQELGYRDDFLDYLRTLRFTGTVRSMREGEVVFANEPIMRIEAPLAEAQLIETAILNIINFQTLIATKASRIKHILGDEPALEFGSRRAQEMDAALWGARAAYIGGIEATSNVRAGKLFGIPVAGTHAHSMIQAYQDEYTAFLKYARRHKDCVFLVDTYDTLKSGVPNAIRVAKELGDQINFIGIRIDSGDLAYLSKEARKMLDEAGFPNAKIFASNDLDEDTILNLKSQGAKIDVWGIGTKLITAYDQPALGAVYKMVAIENENGEMVDTIKISGNPEKVTTPGLKRVYRIVNKINHKAEGDYIALESENPQQEERLKMFHPVYTFISKFVTNFEARDLHVTIFDNGRLVYTSPPLPDIQAYAKESLRLFWEEYKRTLNPEQYPVDLSQACWDNKMENIRKVKEKIAGASGSE comes from the coding sequence ATGAACGAAAAATATGCCGATGACAGTTTGATGCTTCATACGGACTTATATCAAATCAACATGGTCGAGACGTATTGGGAAGATCGTATGCATGAGCGCCGCGCCGTGTTTGAGGTGTTTTTCCGCAAGCTGCCGTTTGGCAACGGCTATGCGGTGTTCGCTGGGTTGGAGCGCGTCATTCAGTTTTTGCAGCAGTTTCGATTCTCTGACAGCGACATCGACTATTTGCGCCAAGAACTTGGCTACCGCGACGACTTTTTAGACTATTTGCGGACGCTTCGCTTCACCGGCACGGTCCGTTCGATGCGCGAAGGGGAAGTGGTGTTTGCCAACGAACCGATTATGCGCATCGAGGCGCCGCTTGCCGAGGCGCAGCTCATCGAAACGGCTATTTTAAACATCATCAATTTCCAGACGCTCATCGCCACGAAAGCGTCGCGCATTAAGCATATTCTCGGGGACGAACCGGCTTTGGAGTTCGGCAGCCGGAGGGCGCAGGAGATGGATGCGGCGCTTTGGGGGGCGCGCGCAGCGTATATCGGCGGGATTGAGGCGACATCGAACGTGCGCGCCGGGAAGCTGTTTGGCATTCCGGTCGCCGGAACGCACGCCCATTCGATGATTCAAGCGTATCAGGATGAATACACCGCCTTTTTGAAGTATGCCCGCCGCCATAAAGACTGCGTATTTCTCGTCGATACGTACGATACGTTGAAGTCAGGGGTGCCAAACGCTATTCGCGTCGCGAAGGAGCTGGGCGACCAAATCAACTTTATCGGCATCCGCATCGACAGCGGCGACCTCGCCTATTTGTCGAAAGAAGCGCGGAAAATGCTCGATGAAGCCGGATTTCCGAACGCGAAAATTTTCGCCTCGAACGATTTGGACGAAGATACGATTTTAAACTTGAAGTCGCAAGGGGCGAAAATCGATGTGTGGGGGATCGGCACGAAGCTGATTACGGCGTACGATCAGCCAGCGCTCGGCGCCGTGTACAAAATGGTGGCGATTGAAAATGAAAACGGTGAGATGGTTGATACGATCAAAATCAGCGGCAATCCAGAAAAAGTGACGACGCCAGGGTTGAAGCGGGTGTACCGCATCGTCAACAAAATCAACCATAAAGCGGAAGGCGACTACATCGCTTTAGAGAGTGAAAACCCGCAGCAAGAAGAGCGGCTGAAAATGTTCCATCCGGTGTACACGTTCATCAGCAAATTCGTCACCAATTTCGAAGCGCGTGATTTGCATGTGACGATTTTCGATAACGGACGGCTTGTGTATACGTCGCCGCCGCTTCCGGACATTCAAGCGTACGCGAAAGAAAGCTTGCGCTTGTTTTGGGAGGAGTACAAACGGACGCTCAATCCCGAGCAATATCCCGTCGATTTGAGCCAAGCGTGCTGGGACAATAAGATGGAAAACATCCGCAAGGTGAAAGAAAAAATTGCAGGCGCATCCGGAAGTGAATAA